The Dethiosulfovibrio peptidovorans DSM 11002 genome has a window encoding:
- a CDS encoding encapsulin-associated ferritin-like protein — translation MAGYFEPYEALDDKTREISRAISSLKEELEAVDYYNQRVATSTDAQLKAIMAHNRDEEIEHACMTIEWLRRNMDKWDDELRDYLFTEAEILSLEDGGDADSSGTSAGGSDLGLGKLS, via the coding sequence ATGGCAGGGTATTTCGAACCCTATGAAGCGCTTGACGACAAGACCAGAGAGATCTCTCGTGCTATCAGCAGCCTGAAAGAGGAACTGGAAGCGGTTGACTACTACAACCAGAGGGTGGCAACGTCCACCGACGCTCAACTGAAGGCCATAATGGCCCATAACAGAGACGAGGAAATAGAACACGCCTGTATGACCATCGAGTGGCTGCGCCGCAACATGGACAAATGGGACGATGAACTGAGAGATTACCTCTTCACCGAAGCCGAGATACTCTCCCTGGAGGACGGCGGGGACGCCGATTCCAGTGGAACATCGGCCGGAGGATCGGACCTCGGGCTCGGCAAGCTTAGCTGA